The DNA region ATGTGGAAGTATTGAACATTTTTTACCAAACTTTTTGTAATTTGTATGCAGCCATAATGAGCTATAAGATACTGCCATGGAGTCATGATACAAATAAGATGGTTCACATGGTTCTTCATGCTGTTGCACTCTTCCTGGGTTCTGTTGGGATATATGCTGCCTTCAAGTTCCACAATGAAAGTGGAATTGCTAATCTCTACAGCTTGCATTCGTGGGTTGGGCTTGGAACTATCTGCCTGTATGGCATACAGGTGATTCACTTGAACCTTTTCTTTGGGACATTGTGAACTATTTGCAGAGGACATTGTTCCCCTTTTGACACATGTGTAGCACTGCAAGTATGATTGCCATACAGCTTTATTCCTGAAAAGTTCTTTTCCACTAGGTGCGAGCCTTGCACTGCTATTTGAAAGAATAAATAGTTCAAACCGTGCAATGGCAACGTGAAAAGAGATGAATTAACATCTATAAATTTaactttcttttcttttccattGAGCTGGGCTTTGTAAGCATGCAGTGTTCTGATCTTTTTCATATTGTGGTGGTGTGATTTTTTTTATAGCACCGTACAAGAACCAGTTCACCAGTTCAGGATGAGCCTGAAACATTAATGCATTGATGTCTTATTTCAGTGGCTACTTGGCGTAACAACCTTCTTCTTCCCTGGTGCTTCGCCAACAGTCCGGCGCCGAATGCTCCCATGGCACGTTCGCTCTGGGCTTGTCGTCTACATTCTGGCACTGCTTGCGGCAGAGTTGGGTTTCCTGGAGAAGCTCACCTTCCTTCAGGCGGCCGGCCTCGGCAGGTACAGCGCGGAAGCCCTGCTGGTG from Panicum hallii strain FIL2 chromosome 9, PHallii_v3.1, whole genome shotgun sequence includes:
- the LOC112875531 gene encoding probable ascorbate-specific transmembrane electron transporter 1, translated to MAVPAPAKVARALAASAAVLVLLWCVHFRGGLSLGSPTNKGLIFNVHPVLMLIGFIILGSEAIMSYKILPWSHDTNKMVHMVLHAVALFLGSVGIYAAFKFHNESGIANLYSLHSWVGLGTICLYGIQWLLGVTTFFFPGASPTVRRRMLPWHVRSGLVVYILALLAAELGFLEKLTFLQAAGLGRYSAEALLVNFTALLVVLLGASVVLYVTAPMHSEHTHGYSAVHKP